The segment CGGCGCCAGCTGCTGGAGTGGGTTTTCGTGCAGGGAGTCGGCACCTTCGATGCCATGACCAACCTGCCTGCCGAGGCCCGCACCGAACTGGCCCAGAACTATCATCTCAACCCTTTCCGCGAGATCGAAACCGTCCGCAGCACAGACGGCAGCGTGAAATACCTGTTTACCCTGGCCGACGGCCGCCAGATGGAGGCGGTGTACATGCCCTACCTGGACCGCAAGACCATCTGCGTCTCCACGATGGTGGGCTGCCCGGCCCGCTGCGCCTTCTGTGCGACAGGAGCCATGGGTTTCGGCCGCAACCTGACCCCCGGCGAGATCGTCGCGCAGGTGCTGGCGGTGGCTGGCGGCGAGGGCATCGGCCCGCGCGAAATCCGCAATCTGGTGTTCATGGGCATGGGCGAAGCCATGCTGAACTACGACAACACCATGCAGGCCGCACGTATCCTGCTGCATCCTCTGGCGCTGGGCATGAGCAAGCGGCGCGTGACCCTGTCCACGGTGGGCATCGCCAAAGGCATCCGGCAGCTGGCCACCGAGGACGATTTGGGCATCAAGCTGGCCATCAGCCTGCACGCGCCTGACGAGGAAACCCGCCAGCGCATCATTCCGAC is part of the Deinococcus malanensis genome and harbors:
- the rlmN gene encoding 23S rRNA (adenine(2503)-C(2))-methyltransferase RlmN, yielding MEFLLDLHPDAYPLEGFRRRQLLEWVFVQGVGTFDAMTNLPAEARTELAQNYHLNPFREIETVRSTDGSVKYLFTLADGRQMEAVYMPYLDRKTICVSTMVGCPARCAFCATGAMGFGRNLTPGEIVAQVLAVAGGEGIGPREIRNLVFMGMGEAMLNYDNTMQAARILLHPLALGMSKRRVTLSTVGIAKGIRQLATEDDLGIKLAISLHAPDEETRQRIIPTGAANSIAEIMAAARDYQAVTGRRITLEYTMLRGINDQLWQADLLADVLQGLVSHVNLIPMNPWDGSGFESSTEDQIQAFYDTLEARGVDVSVRRSRGKDAGAACGQLALRRPGAVTGAA